A genomic segment from Sorangium aterium encodes:
- a CDS encoding DUF3540 domain-containing protein has product MPTAALPALPVEPPPSDARPEGLRDGAPRAQSAERPLRIVASGGASASIVERDGHEVVAVHDRAGRLLFEYDAETGRGSLVAAGGLSLAAPGGDIDLVAGGAIRCWAAGEVAIASRSGATLSARAGERGATVQVAPGRVTVAGEALAAVAERGDVRIAEARYEGRALTAVLERAHTTVGKIESIAGRVIARAGDLFQEVRELHQLRAGRVRALVEDVIELRGREVSVDAREDVSIDGQRINLG; this is encoded by the coding sequence ATGCCCACCGCCGCCCTCCCTGCTCTCCCCGTCGAGCCCCCGCCCTCCGACGCGCGCCCCGAGGGGCTCCGCGACGGCGCGCCGCGCGCGCAGTCAGCGGAGCGCCCGCTGCGCATCGTGGCGAGCGGGGGCGCCTCGGCGTCGATCGTCGAGCGCGACGGCCACGAGGTCGTCGCGGTGCACGACCGGGCCGGCCGGCTGCTCTTCGAGTACGACGCGGAGACCGGTCGGGGCAGCCTCGTCGCGGCGGGCGGCCTCTCGCTCGCGGCGCCCGGGGGCGACATCGATCTCGTGGCGGGCGGCGCCATCCGCTGCTGGGCGGCCGGCGAGGTCGCGATCGCGAGCCGGAGCGGCGCGACCCTGAGCGCGCGCGCCGGCGAGCGCGGCGCGACGGTGCAGGTCGCGCCCGGGCGCGTCACCGTGGCCGGGGAGGCGCTCGCCGCCGTCGCCGAGCGGGGCGACGTCCGCATCGCCGAGGCGCGCTATGAGGGGCGGGCGCTCACCGCCGTGCTGGAGCGGGCGCACACCACCGTGGGCAAGATCGAGTCGATCGCCGGGCGGGTGATCGCGCGGGCGGGGGATCTCTTCCAGGAGGTGCGCGAGCTGCACCAGCTCCGCGCCGGGCGGGTGCGCGCGCTGGTCGAGGACGTGATCGAGCTGCGCGGGCGCGAGGTATCGGTGGACGCGCGCGAGGACGTGAGCATCGATGGCCAGCGGATCAACCTGGGGTAG
- a CDS encoding transglutaminase family protein has translation MAARRYRVVHRSRYELGADGAVACRLEAHLTPRALPHQAVEFHQLVVRPPPRSRRVEEDAFGNRRARIDICGSFGAIDVTALSVVRLCEEAAGGADDLGDDWRAVAARTAAAAAEDPALRALVEGTARAPRSGAMADYARGSFREGLPLGGALEGLVDQIRRDFTFTPGVTTADTGIAVFCELRRGVCQDFAHLAVACLRSMGLAARYASGYVTGSASAPARASHAWASVWLPSGGWHDLDPTLGRLGAPGHIVLGYGRDYDDVAPLRGTAEGARGVRLRTEIVVAPQGNE, from the coding sequence GTGGCGGCGCGTCGTTACCGCGTGGTTCACCGCAGCCGGTACGAGCTCGGGGCCGACGGCGCTGTCGCGTGCCGGCTGGAGGCGCACCTCACCCCGCGCGCGCTGCCGCATCAAGCGGTCGAGTTCCACCAGCTCGTGGTGCGGCCGCCGCCGCGCTCGAGGCGGGTCGAGGAGGACGCCTTCGGCAATCGCCGCGCGCGGATAGATATCTGCGGGAGCTTCGGCGCGATCGACGTCACGGCCCTCAGCGTGGTGCGCCTCTGCGAGGAGGCCGCGGGCGGCGCCGACGATCTCGGGGACGACTGGCGGGCCGTGGCGGCGCGCACGGCGGCCGCCGCGGCGGAGGACCCGGCGCTTCGCGCGCTCGTGGAGGGCACGGCGCGGGCGCCGCGGAGCGGCGCGATGGCGGACTACGCGCGGGGGAGCTTCCGGGAAGGCCTCCCGCTCGGCGGAGCGCTGGAGGGGCTGGTCGACCAGATCCGACGGGATTTCACCTTCACCCCGGGCGTCACCACCGCGGACACCGGCATCGCCGTCTTCTGCGAGCTCCGGCGCGGCGTCTGCCAGGACTTCGCGCACCTCGCCGTGGCGTGCTTGCGATCGATGGGCCTCGCGGCGCGTTATGCGAGCGGCTACGTGACCGGCTCCGCCTCGGCGCCGGCGCGCGCCTCGCACGCGTGGGCGTCGGTGTGGTTGCCGTCGGGCGGCTGGCACGACCTCGATCCGACGCTCGGGCGCCTGGGCGCGCCAGGGCACATCGTGCTGGGCTACGGACGCGACTACGATGACGTCGCGCCGCTCAGGGGCACCGCCGAGGGCGCGCGCGGCGTCCGGCTGCGGACGGAGATCGTGGTGGCGCCGCAGGGAAACGAATGA
- a CDS encoding DUF4150 domain-containing protein, whose protein sequence is MFPVTTTQAGICQAMPDTCKTPAPPGPPVPLPYPNVAMCNQALPSTCALKVLVEGKPVLTKQSEIPMSTGDEAGAAGGVVSGKIKGEAMFRSFSAKVKAEGNPVVFHACAVAQNGKSPNMPMGVQVAPSQAKVMVSG, encoded by the coding sequence ATGTTCCCTGTAACAACGACGCAGGCCGGGATCTGCCAGGCCATGCCGGACACGTGCAAGACCCCTGCGCCGCCCGGTCCGCCGGTGCCGCTGCCGTACCCGAACGTGGCGATGTGCAACCAGGCGCTCCCGAGCACCTGCGCCCTGAAGGTGCTGGTGGAGGGCAAGCCGGTGCTCACGAAGCAGAGCGAGATCCCGATGTCGACCGGCGACGAGGCGGGAGCTGCCGGCGGCGTCGTGAGCGGCAAGATCAAAGGCGAGGCGATGTTCCGCAGCTTCTCGGCGAAGGTGAAGGCCGAGGGCAATCCGGTCGTGTTCCACGCGTGCGCGGTGGCGCAGAACGGCAAGAGCCCGAACATGCCCATGGGCGTGCAGGTCGCGCCGTCGCAGGCGAAGGTGATGGTGAGCGGCTGA
- a CDS encoding VOC family protein — translation MRFGDVSGDNPSPESKDRILHATLHIGPGVIIVIDTMPGTPAAKGSDTEVCLHLGDIAERTKVFDALAVGGDVTRPPLETFWGLPHARPAPCVPTRTPPLASWHGARIPTASKDVAGGPRGGDL, via the coding sequence ATGCGCTTCGGCGATGTGTCGGGCGACAACCCATCTCCCGAGAGCAAGGACCGGATCCTCCACGCCACGCTGCACATCGGTCCTGGCGTCATCATCGTCATCGACACGATGCCCGGCACGCCGGCCGCGAAGGGGAGCGACACCGAGGTCTGCTTGCACCTCGGCGATATCGCGGAGAGGACGAAGGTGTTCGACGCGCTCGCCGTGGGCGGCGACGTCACTAGGCCCCCGCTGGAGACGTTCTGGGGACTTCCGCACGCGCGCCCCGCACCGTGTGTCCCCACGCGCACGCCGCCGCTCGCATCCTGGCACGGCGCCCGCATACCGACCGCCAGCAAGGACGTGGCGGGGGGACCACGCGGAGGAGACCTATGA
- a CDS encoding TauD/TfdA dioxygenase family protein, with translation MSQRASDQAIQVKPLAGHIGAEIHGADISKPLPDDSVAAIRAALLKWKVVFFRNQPLGHAEQIAFAARFGEVTYAHPHEDEPFDEHPEILAIDSRRYDRRYGRRFSYENRWHTDVTAAVNPPAASILRAHILPPYGGDTTWTNLVAAYEGLSAPLRALVDGLRAEHRFGLRFAPQDQDSPYLRKVRENPLISIHPVVRVHPETGERALFVSPGFTSHIVGLSPRESSAILDLLFEQISRPTYTVRFRWEPGSIAFWDNRATAHLGPQDLGHLDVERVLYRVTLTGDIPVGVDGVRSEIVAGEPFGKRPPSKLKPARKDKAAEAEVQA, from the coding sequence ATGAGCCAGAGAGCATCCGATCAAGCCATCCAGGTAAAGCCGCTCGCAGGGCACATCGGCGCCGAGATCCACGGCGCCGACATCTCGAAGCCGCTGCCCGACGACTCCGTGGCGGCCATCCGCGCGGCGCTGCTGAAGTGGAAGGTCGTCTTCTTCCGGAACCAGCCGCTCGGGCACGCCGAGCAGATCGCCTTCGCGGCGCGCTTCGGCGAGGTGACCTATGCCCATCCGCACGAGGACGAGCCGTTCGACGAGCACCCGGAGATCCTCGCCATCGACAGCCGCCGCTACGATCGCCGGTACGGCAGGCGCTTCAGCTACGAGAACCGCTGGCATACCGACGTCACCGCGGCCGTGAACCCGCCGGCGGCGTCGATCCTGCGGGCGCACATCCTGCCGCCGTACGGCGGCGACACGACCTGGACGAACCTCGTGGCAGCCTACGAGGGGCTGTCCGCGCCGCTGCGCGCGCTCGTCGACGGCCTGCGCGCGGAGCACCGCTTCGGGCTGCGGTTCGCGCCGCAGGACCAGGACAGCCCGTACCTGCGCAAGGTGCGCGAGAACCCGCTGATCTCGATCCACCCCGTGGTGCGCGTCCACCCCGAGACCGGCGAGCGGGCGCTGTTCGTCAGCCCTGGATTCACCAGCCACATCGTCGGGCTGTCGCCGCGCGAGAGCAGCGCGATCCTCGATCTGCTCTTCGAGCAGATCAGCCGCCCGACCTACACGGTGCGGTTCCGGTGGGAGCCCGGCAGCATTGCATTCTGGGACAACCGAGCCACGGCGCACCTGGGGCCGCAGGACCTCGGGCACCTCGACGTCGAGCGCGTCCTCTACCGGGTGACGCTGACCGGAGATATCCCGGTGGGGGTCGACGGGGTCCGCTCCGAGATCGTGGCCGGGGAGCCATTCGGCAAGCGGCCCCCGAGCAAGCTGAAGCCCGCCCGCAAGGACAAGGCGGCCGAGGCGGAGGTGCAGGCATGA
- a CDS encoding dienelactone hydrolase family protein, giving the protein MTASTPIAESNAPKPIHTDDAGLIAGAITLPAPAGDLPGYRAHPASGGPFPLVLVIQEIFGVHEHIRDVVRRLAHRGYYALAPDLFVRQGDPSHLHTVDEFRALAGRVPDRQVLSDLDASVAFAQASGKADVRKVAAVGFCWGGRITWLYAAHNPALKAAVAWYGRLTGDRTEAQPRHPIDVAGALQVPVLGLYAGQDQGIPLPTVTALQEALRAASEAGSAPGAAHSEIQVYPDVPHAFYADYRPSYRPEAAADAWQRQLDWLARHGVA; this is encoded by the coding sequence ATGACCGCCTCCACGCCCATCGCCGAGAGCAACGCTCCGAAGCCCATCCACACCGACGACGCCGGACTCATCGCAGGCGCGATCACCCTTCCCGCGCCCGCGGGTGACCTCCCCGGCTACCGCGCCCACCCCGCCTCCGGTGGCCCCTTTCCTCTGGTGCTGGTGATCCAGGAAATCTTCGGCGTCCACGAGCACATCCGCGACGTGGTCCGCCGCCTCGCACACCGCGGCTACTACGCCCTCGCCCCGGATCTGTTCGTTCGGCAAGGCGATCCGAGCCACCTCCACACCGTCGATGAGTTCCGCGCTCTGGCGGGCCGCGTACCCGACCGGCAGGTCCTCTCCGACCTCGACGCCAGCGTGGCCTTCGCCCAAGCCTCCGGAAAGGCCGACGTCCGCAAGGTGGCCGCGGTCGGCTTCTGCTGGGGCGGGCGCATCACGTGGCTGTACGCCGCGCACAACCCGGCGCTCAAGGCGGCAGTGGCCTGGTACGGACGCCTGACCGGCGATCGGACCGAGGCCCAGCCCAGGCACCCCATCGACGTGGCGGGCGCGCTGCAGGTGCCCGTGCTGGGCCTCTACGCCGGACAGGACCAGGGCATCCCCCTCCCGACGGTCACCGCGCTGCAGGAGGCGCTCCGTGCCGCCTCCGAGGCCGGCAGCGCGCCCGGCGCCGCGCACTCCGAGATCCAGGTCTACCCGGACGTCCCGCACGCCTTCTACGCCGACTACCGGCCGAGCTACCGGCCGGAAGCCGCCGCCGACGCCTGGCAGCGCCAGCTCGACTGGCTGGCCCGACACGGCGTCGCCTGA
- a CDS encoding dienelactone hydrolase family protein — protein MSAASTGVERTSFEGPHGPVEAVQVRPASGGRSPAPAVLILHEGLGLTVHTIELARRFAQEGYIAFAPNLYSHDTTHRTFTEAEVARGVSLLRAADRDEVVARLPADEQERLKKVFAWFGSRDTSTYLSDARAAAAHLVGRSDVRSGGVAAVGFSLGGGLVGQLAVAGVELAAGAVFYGQAPALEQVRNVRFPLQVHYAEDDPAITPRAPAVGEAFRAAGRELISFVYPGTRHGFFNETRPAYHADAAQLSWRRTREFFAERTGNVAQWRPQAVAGEGVRAAG, from the coding sequence ATGAGCGCCGCGAGCACAGGCGTCGAGAGGACGTCGTTCGAGGGGCCCCACGGGCCGGTGGAGGCGGTGCAGGTCCGCCCGGCGTCGGGCGGGCGCTCGCCGGCGCCGGCGGTGCTGATCCTCCACGAGGGGCTGGGGCTCACGGTCCATACGATCGAGCTGGCGAGGCGCTTCGCGCAGGAAGGGTACATCGCGTTTGCGCCGAACCTGTATTCGCACGACACGACGCACCGGACCTTCACCGAGGCGGAGGTGGCCCGGGGGGTGAGCCTGCTGCGCGCCGCCGACCGCGACGAGGTGGTCGCGCGGTTGCCGGCGGACGAACAGGAGCGGCTGAAGAAGGTGTTCGCCTGGTTCGGTAGCCGCGACACGTCGACCTACCTGTCCGACGCGAGGGCGGCGGCGGCGCACCTCGTCGGCCGGTCGGACGTGCGGTCGGGGGGCGTCGCCGCCGTCGGGTTCTCGCTGGGCGGCGGGCTCGTGGGGCAGCTCGCGGTCGCAGGCGTGGAGCTCGCGGCGGGCGCTGTGTTCTATGGGCAGGCGCCGGCCCTGGAGCAGGTGAGGAACGTGCGATTTCCGCTGCAGGTGCATTATGCGGAGGACGATCCGGCGATCACCCCGAGGGCGCCAGCGGTGGGGGAGGCGTTCAGGGCTGCGGGGCGAGAGCTGATCTCGTTCGTGTACCCTGGGACGCGCCACGGGTTCTTCAACGAGACGCGGCCGGCGTACCACGCCGACGCGGCGCAGCTCTCGTGGCGGCGCACGCGGGAATTCTTCGCCGAGCGCACCGGCAACGTCGCGCAGTGGCGGCCGCAGGCAGTCGCCGGCGAGGGTGTGCGCGCGGCGGGGTAG
- a CDS encoding ferritin-like domain-containing protein, protein MKPEEFLDELDRKVGERLAHIGAVARAAEPASGVGIPALLATALKKELEATEEAALWLTTETDVEVKLALARQCGDEARHYRLIAERLRALGVDPAAIPAKFGPPTPMFGYLKGLGSTVERVAAGQFTREALAKVHNQAFIDYCESQGDAETARLYRDVIQPDEGHHHEMGRRLLARLAVTEESQALARAAAMRTLEIAEELQEIARLKMGICRAPGC, encoded by the coding sequence ATGAAACCAGAGGAATTCCTCGACGAGCTCGACCGCAAGGTCGGTGAGCGCCTCGCCCACATCGGCGCCGTGGCCCGCGCGGCGGAGCCGGCGAGCGGCGTCGGCATCCCGGCGCTGCTCGCGACCGCGCTCAAGAAGGAGCTCGAGGCGACCGAGGAGGCTGCGCTCTGGCTCACCACCGAGACCGACGTGGAGGTGAAGCTCGCCCTCGCCCGCCAGTGCGGCGACGAGGCGAGGCATTACCGGCTCATCGCCGAGCGCCTCCGCGCGCTCGGCGTCGACCCCGCGGCGATCCCGGCGAAGTTCGGGCCTCCCACGCCGATGTTCGGGTACTTGAAGGGGCTCGGCTCCACGGTCGAGCGCGTCGCAGCGGGCCAGTTCACACGCGAGGCGCTCGCGAAGGTGCACAACCAGGCGTTCATCGACTACTGCGAGTCGCAAGGCGACGCCGAGACAGCGCGCCTCTACCGCGACGTCATCCAGCCGGACGAGGGCCATCACCACGAGATGGGCCGGCGGCTCCTCGCGCGCCTCGCGGTCACCGAGGAGTCCCAGGCGCTCGCGCGCGCCGCCGCGATGCGCACGCTCGAGATCGCCGAGGAGCTCCAGGAGATCGCGCGCCTGAAGATGGGTATCTGCCGCGCGCCTGGGTGCTAA
- a CDS encoding DUF2059 domain-containing protein: protein MRKHALRSWIVSLAVVTLLSFVSLGSAYAGEAEKKLALELTHLVMPKDVYNALLDQLMTNMSASMQQAGAKVSTKEASKLKAVVAEVLPYDELVQWNVDIYAGKFTADELKELIKFYGTPVGKKAAKLLPEISGEVGKKVGTVIVQRMPAAMKKAGIQ from the coding sequence ATGAGAAAGCACGCGCTTCGTTCATGGATCGTCTCGCTCGCCGTCGTGACCTTGCTCTCGTTCGTGTCGCTCGGCAGCGCCTACGCGGGAGAGGCGGAGAAGAAGCTCGCCCTGGAGCTCACGCACCTCGTCATGCCGAAGGACGTCTACAACGCGCTCCTCGATCAGCTGATGACCAACATGAGTGCCTCGATGCAGCAAGCGGGCGCGAAGGTCTCGACCAAGGAGGCCAGCAAGCTGAAGGCGGTGGTCGCCGAGGTGCTGCCGTACGACGAGCTCGTCCAGTGGAACGTCGATATCTACGCGGGGAAGTTCACCGCCGATGAGCTGAAGGAGCTCATCAAGTTCTACGGCACGCCGGTCGGAAAGAAGGCCGCGAAGCTCCTCCCGGAGATCAGCGGCGAGGTGGGGAAGAAGGTCGGGACGGTCATCGTCCAGCGGATGCCCGCGGCGATGAAGAAGGCCGGGATCCAGTAG
- a CDS encoding alpha/beta fold hydrolase produces the protein MRARIRGTELYFDIEGMGLVPDGPRMREKPVMFVVHGGPGADHASHKGGMTPLADQAQLVYFDHRGQGRSARGPKETYTLENNVEDMEALRLHLGLDRIVVMGTSYGGMVAMAYALEYQRNISHLILVATAASHRLIDRAKRIVAERGTEQQRAACERLWAGEIEGDAQFAELLQILGPLYSTTFDPQKANEAGARTIYSVDAWNVGLERFMRRFDFTPRLPEIAVPTLVIAGRHDWICPPDLSEEIARLIPGADLRIFERSSHWVRADEPRALLDAVAGFLAERR, from the coding sequence GTGCGCGCCAGGATCCGAGGCACCGAGCTCTACTTCGACATCGAGGGCATGGGCCTCGTCCCCGACGGCCCGCGGATGCGCGAGAAGCCGGTGATGTTCGTCGTACACGGCGGACCTGGCGCAGATCACGCCTCGCACAAGGGCGGGATGACGCCGCTCGCCGATCAGGCGCAGCTCGTCTACTTCGATCATCGCGGACAGGGCCGCTCCGCGCGCGGGCCGAAGGAGACGTATACCCTCGAGAACAACGTCGAGGACATGGAGGCGCTCCGCCTGCACCTCGGCCTCGATCGTATCGTCGTGATGGGCACCTCCTATGGCGGCATGGTGGCCATGGCCTATGCGCTCGAATACCAGCGCAACATCTCTCATCTCATCCTGGTGGCCACGGCAGCCAGCCATCGCCTCATCGACCGGGCCAAGCGGATCGTCGCGGAGCGCGGCACCGAGCAGCAGAGAGCGGCGTGCGAACGCCTCTGGGCCGGCGAGATCGAGGGCGACGCGCAGTTCGCCGAGCTCCTCCAGATCCTGGGGCCGCTCTACTCGACCACCTTCGATCCGCAGAAGGCGAACGAGGCCGGCGCGCGCACCATCTACAGCGTCGACGCGTGGAACGTCGGCCTGGAGAGGTTCATGCGGAGATTCGATTTCACGCCGCGCCTCCCCGAGATCGCCGTGCCCACGCTCGTCATCGCCGGCCGACACGACTGGATCTGCCCACCCGATCTCTCGGAGGAGATCGCGCGGCTCATCCCGGGCGCGGATCTACGTATCTTCGAGCGCAGCAGCCACTGGGTGCGCGCTGACGAGCCGCGGGCGCTGCTCGACGCCGTCGCCGGCTTCCTGGCCGAGAGGCGGTAG
- a CDS encoding MOSC domain-containing protein yields MRLSAIHIYPVKGCRGLTLDASAVDALGLAGDRRFMIVDPEGKPLTQRPLPRMALIETQLSESALTLGFAGRPPISVPRRAEGARLLTVEVWSSSGLLAEDCGDEAAAWLSGVLDHPARLVRIGEAFRRPVLKASVAGTEDVVSFADEFPLLVISEASLADLNAHLEGRGAAPLPMDRFRPNLVVSGCAAFDEDLWSRVRIGDLVLRAGGPCGRCVVTTTDQRTAERGPEPLRTLASYRRDAQRPGEVNFGQNYIQETKSGTLRVGDEVTVV; encoded by the coding sequence ATGCGACTCTCCGCGATCCACATCTATCCCGTCAAAGGCTGCCGGGGCCTCACGCTCGACGCGTCCGCCGTCGACGCGCTCGGCCTCGCCGGCGATCGGCGGTTCATGATCGTCGACCCCGAGGGAAAGCCCCTCACGCAGCGCCCGCTGCCGCGCATGGCGCTCATCGAGACGCAGCTCTCCGAGAGCGCGCTCACGCTCGGCTTCGCCGGCCGGCCGCCGATCTCGGTGCCGCGCAGGGCCGAGGGCGCGCGCCTGCTCACGGTCGAGGTCTGGAGCAGCAGCGGCCTCCTGGCCGAGGATTGCGGTGACGAAGCCGCCGCGTGGCTCAGCGGCGTCCTGGATCACCCGGCGCGGCTCGTCCGCATCGGCGAGGCGTTCCGGCGGCCCGTCCTCAAGGCCTCGGTGGCAGGCACGGAAGACGTCGTGTCGTTCGCCGACGAGTTCCCGCTGCTCGTGATCTCCGAGGCCTCCCTCGCCGATCTGAACGCTCACCTCGAGGGCCGGGGCGCCGCGCCGTTGCCGATGGATCGCTTCCGGCCCAACCTCGTCGTGAGCGGCTGCGCTGCCTTCGACGAGGACCTGTGGAGCCGCGTCCGCATCGGAGACCTCGTGCTCCGCGCCGGCGGCCCGTGCGGCCGCTGCGTCGTCACCACGACCGACCAGCGCACCGCAGAGCGCGGCCCGGAGCCGCTCCGCACGCTGGCCAGCTACCGGCGCGATGCGCAGAGGCCCGGCGAGGTGAACTTCGGACAGAACTACATCCAGGAGACGAAATCCGGCACATTGCGCGTGGGGGACGAGGTGACGGTCGTGTGA